The sequence ggagtgctgcagagatggttgttcttctggaaggttctcctctatccacagagaaatgctggagctctgtcagagtgaccatctggttcttggtcacctccctaactaaggcccttctcccccgatcgctcagtttggccagctctaggaagagtcctggtggttccaaacttcatccatttatggatgatggaggccactgtgctcattgggaccttcaatgctgcagaaatgtttctgtacccttccccagatctgtgcctcaatacaatcacgtctcggaggtctacagacaattccttggacttcatggctttgtttgtgctctgacatgcactgttagctgtgggaccttatatagacaggtgtgtgcctttccaaatcatgtccaatcaactgaatttaccacaggtggactccaatcaagttgtagaaacatctcaaggatgatcagtggaaacaggacgcacctgaactcaattttgagtgtcatggctgGGAAAACTAAAGTCcatgtgattttgtttgtttttttgttttttatttttaatacatttgcaaagatttcaaacaaacatattctaacataataagcaatgttttttaaaaagtattttcacaTTCTAAAGGTTCTAATACCTTCTACATTTGAAGCCAGCATGTCCAATTATGAGTACAGtgttaaattatttttgaaaacaaattgCTGAAATTTTACCaagatattattttcatattgtaaaGGTTGTAGAAGGATAGTCTTAGATATGCTGACTTACTATAGGTGAGATTTTCCCAGGATGTGGAATTATACAAATACTGTATTCAATATTTAAATTTAACAATgtacattgtaattcacaccacTGGCAGCCTGCTACAacctttgtaatgtaaaaattcaATCTTGGTGAATTATAGTgggttttttttctaaaataattgaacacTGTATCCATTTAATTGGATATACATGGAAAATCTATCCATTGGCAGCAACAGGAGCTTTTATCATTTTTACTTTGTTCAAACACTTAAGTTGAATGAACGTTTGGACGCCACCAATGTTTTAGTGCAATCTGTGGACTTTAAGATGGTCCCTTACACACTAGTTTTATCACAAGACCATAGATGAAATTCGCACCTAAAACTAACTTTTCCCGCTCGCTGTTTTTACTCTTTTTAATAAAGTTTTCGAGAGAGAAAATGCTTCAAATTATTTCGTTTTTCAGTCAATGACCTTTTGGCATGGATTTTGAAATAATCAGTGAACCAATCCTGAAGAAAGCACTATGTCTCATTCACAAAGCCAATCATGTCAGAAGCTATGGTACCTACCCTTTCCATTTCAACTGAATTGTTGCTGTGCTTTCTgtcttgctgttgtgttttctgaatggctgttgtgttttctaacttgttgttttgtttgttgtctgAATCAACCCCAGGGACATGAAATGGTCCAAAGCTGAAGAAACCCCAATGCACAGAGGCTCTTCATTGCATCTTACAgaaagtggattttttttttagaatccttttttttttttccacagaccTGTATCTGATGCACTGGCCTGACTGCATGGTTCCAGGTCTCTCCAATAGTGAGATTCGAGCAGAGACATGGAGAGCTCTGGAGGACCTTTATGATGAAGGTTAAGACTCTTTTAGGCTCATGCTGTAGTATTTGCCAACAATTTGTAGCTGCAGATGATAGTCATCACTTGGTGGTAGATAGAACTGAAAGACTTTTAAGATTCTTTCTTGAGTTGTTTTCATTATTTGAGGGctgattatacatttttacagccaTGAAACGTAAGTAACATTATCCACTGTCCCTTGTTAGGTTTGTGCCGTGCCATTGGAGTGAGTAACTTTCTCGTCCGTCACTTGAATGAGCTGAAGGACATTGGTGGAACTGTGCCTCATGTTAACCAAGTATGACTGAATGAATAACAATAatgaactcacacacacacatacacctactgtatacaccgatcagccacaacatgcagcccatctggcaccaacaatcatccatgagattatctaatcgtgtggcagcagtgcaatgcataaaatcatgcagatatgggtcaggagcttcagttaatgttcacatcaaccaccagaatggggaaaatgtgatctcagtgatttggattgtgtcatgattgttggtgccagacgggctggtttgagcatttctgtaactgctgatctgggattttcacacacaacggtctctaaaatttactcagaatggtgtcagaaacaaaaaaacatccagtgagcggcagcattgtggacggaaatgcctcgttgatgagagaggtcaacagagaacggccagactggtttaaaggtgtcctgtggtatatgGCACCAAGACATTTGCAGCAGATACtataagtcctgtaagttgcgaggtggggcctccatggatagGAATTGTTGGCCCAGCAAATCCCATAGATGCCCAATCGGATCGAGATCTGGGAAATATGGAGGAcaaagtcaacaccttgaactctttgtcatgttcctcaaaccattcctgaacaatgtgtgcagtgtggcagggcacattatccagCAGAAAGAGCCCACTGtcatcagggaatactgttgccatgaaggggtgtacctggtctgtaaCAATCTTTAAGTAGGTGGTACcgaggtttcccagcagaacattgcccatgGCATCTCACAGCCTccaccggcctgccttcttcccatagtgcatcctgctgccatctcttccccagataAACGACACACACGCATCCAGCcatcaaagtcgctcagatccttatgcttgcccatttttcctgcttacAACACTTGAAATTCAaaaactgttcacttgctgcctactATATCCCACccattgacaggtgccattgtaacaagataatacattttatttacttcACTTGtcagtgattttaatgttgtggctgatcagtgtgtgtgtgtgtataagtgtgtgtatttatatattcaaaatgaaatgcagctttaattgCTTTAAACATTTAACATACATTTTACAAGTTATGTAGAGATGATGAACAGTGTGTGATTTACTTACAGGTGGAGTTCCATCCCTTCCAGCAGCCACTGGAGCTGGTTGAATATTGCCAGAAGGAGAAAATTGTTTTTGAGGGCTACTGTCCTCTGGCCAAAGGTCAAGCCCTCACACATCCTCTTATCCTTCAGCTGGCCCAGAAATATGGCCACAGCGCATCCCAAATCTGCATCCGCTGGAGTATTCAGGTAGGTTTCAGTAGATTCAAGAAATTGAATCGGGGATTTATAGTACAGTCCGATAACTGTCTTGAGACCATTTAGTTTGTGGCATATAGACtttagtataataaaaaaaagctttttgaaagagtatgttttttctgtttctctcttttaaatgttttttttttttttaatgtagcatACTCCACCGACAGTAGTTTGATCTTGACATGCTAAATTTCAGTATAGTGCTCATTTCTTTGCCAGAATGTGAGGTAAATGTCATTCAGCAGCAGCTGGACTGCATAATaattaggactgtcaatcgattaaaacttTGAAGGGCTCAATTAAGGCTTTTCTAAGGACGTGTcaaggtcactgtgtcaagttaaacatacttaatctaattaattaattcatcttGTGGTCCCTGCATTCAGAATTGCGCTCCGTCCAGCTGTGCTTGAACACAATGCATtttcatcttgtgctgtcactagtgtcaagcaagcatgagtgtggtttgttgtctgtactgCTGTGCGTTGCCTACACAgatggagttttgcttactgaccctcgctgaaaacaggtggtactttaaGCATGAATTGCTCCGATGCTTGGAATATTACATatggtccagggacatgattatttgcattacatttttttacatgctgttttatatataattgatAGCACTGAATCAACACTCAAATCAGCAGCCCAAATAATATGTAACCAGCTGTACTGTGTATAATAACCAATTTACTTTGACATATCTGGTCAGAATGGAGTTGTCACAATTCCCAAGTCCACTAAACCAGAGAGGATCCGTGAAAACTGCCAAGTAAgttgacatttttgttgaaaccACAGACCAGTGCCCCCATGTCTCTCTTTGAGATCATCCTTTAAAACCACACTCATATATATGAAGTATGAAGGTAATGGGCACAGCCCAAGTCTGTTGATGACTCCTCTTCTCCTCTTTCCGCCGCTGTGCAGGTGTTTGGGTTCAGGTTGGATGATTCAGACATGGCTGCCCTGAGTTTGTTGCATGATGGGAGACATGTGAGCTGGGACCCAACTCATGTGGAATGACCATGACCATCCCACCAGTTCAGGTGAGCTTTGAAAAATTGAAATGAGATATTAAATTGGTCTAATGAATTACAAATTCCAATGatcaaaatgacaataaattgttGGTAATTGGAATTAGCCAGTTTAGGTTAGTTTTGAGCTTGCTTCTTGACACTAATTTCTGTTTTATCCTTATTCTACAGGTATTTGGGTTCACACTAATAAAAGACGACATGGACATAATTAGTAGTTTACACACTAATCGGAAGTTAAATAATCTCAGGTATCCAATCTGGAAAAGACAATGTGTCAATCAAATGCCAAGGGATTTGCTTTTGGATAACTGGTACTGTAGGGATGGGCATTATAGAGTCATTTTACTGTGGAGTACTCAAACCCTCATAAAATGAATAATCGattacatgtaaataaaataagagGTAAGACAAATACTtgaaatttctcttttgtttaatTCACAAACCTTAACAAGACCGGTTTCAAAAGAAGCGAACTTTAACAAAGTATGCATTTCTTTTGGAAAAATGAcatcatacattacattttagtTACAATTTTCAATGCTTTAATGAATATATTATGACTGCGAGACttggtgagagattcagagggaaagtaTATTTCAGCATTGCCTATGGGAGGCAAATGCgcaaaggaaaatcaatttgtgattaagtagttttttttaattgtcgaTTAGTTGGTACTCTCCTTTAAAATCCATGTGTTGATCTCTTTGTGAAAGGTTATGAAATTGATTGATTCAATCCAATAAACAGTATTTAATAAACAATCCTACTTTGATTGCCggtagtttcttttttttttccacttaagTTTGTTTAGACTTTGAATTAATTCCAAGTCCTTTCCAAAACTGTATTTATTCTATATTACTTGAATGCTCATGCTGGCACTGAAAGGAATTTTAGGAATAGAAAACGGAGACACACATTTTATAGCAGTGTTACCAACATTGTTTATTCCATCCCTCATTTAGAATCATTGTTGTGCACAAGTTACATTTTCTTCCCATATCACAGGTTtctgttaaatattttttaatcttgTCCTTTAACATCCAGTTTCACCTCCCTCTCCTTTCGATCAAACAAAAAAAGCAGATTGTATTATACAAAAATGCAAACCAATTTTCACACAGTGAATTCTTTTACAAAGTCATAAAATGGCGTAATAATGGTTACATCCACATTGGAGTAAGATGGTTCTAAACATTCCTTAATGgagtataatatatatttatatataaaacctTTCCTTGTTGAAATTGAGCCTGTACCTTAATTTAAGAGATTTTACAAGACAACTTGGAAGTAATCATAAAAAAGCCATTACATTTCCCAAAAAAgttaggaataataataaaataaaaaaaagacacagCCATAACAGTGTTATAAGGTTCAAAATGAGTTAATTtgattttcatttaaatgaattcaaCAGGTCTGTTCAAAACAGACACAATCCAGGCAGAGAAATGAATATCATCTATTAGGAACAGACCCCTTCTCAAAGAAAACCACGTTATCCATCAATTTCTTTGTTGAGGGAAAAAACCTCATGCACGAAACTGTAAATGAACCTTACTGAGTCTTTTCCCATTAACTCGCTATGTGTGGATGGTTAACATGATCGTAAAACAAACGAAAAATATCCACGCAGAAGTAATAAACTCAGTGAGACCACTGATAATTAGAGAAAACAAAAGTTCTATAGCACCCAAGCAAGATAGCACATTCCCATATAATccaaagattaaaataaaaagcatcCTGTCAGTGCATCACTCGAGAATGCTTACTGTAATACAGCTTTGGGCACTCTGTGAAAGCCAAACGAAAAAATATCAGCACACCCGAGAAGCGTTGGTTAATGTGTCAGGCGCTGTTTAATTATCATAGAAGCGATTAGCATTGCGAAACCAAATGCTCATCACGCTAGCACAGAACCAAAGAAATCACAATGCTAATGGTGACTGGAGCGTGTTAGCAAATTCAGTTTGGCAAACAACAAGTGGAcgacaaaacaaagcaaaattccttttctccatatacCAAGCCTTGCCATGTACTGTGGTTAATCGGGTTCATATGCCTTTATCGATGTCAATTATCATGTAGCCACTTTCTGAACATATCCTATGCAATTTAAGCAGTAAGCAATAGTTTTATTTTACCGTTTGAATACAAAGGGAATTCAGTGAGTGTATTATATCCTCCTGGTGCAATTTACCTCAATTTAAAGAAATGAATTAATTTGGCTAATTCAGATGGAAATTGAAGAAATGCAGATTGGATGGGTGAGGTGGCACGTAATAGTGATTGAATTATGTATTCAACAACTGGGTGAATTTCACAAACCTGTCAAGTACATGTCAGGTCAAATTTTAACCCCAAATAAGAAATACATAACATTTTGCATATTTAGGACCATTAATAATTTCTGAATTgtgccatttattttcattttgaaaaaattTTATTCTCATTACAGTAGCGCAAGAGTAATTCAGTATTTATACATaatgttgttatttgttttaccgatttaaatataaatgtatttgtaactTTTTGTTTTACTGGATTATAGCATTGTATTATAGTAACATGACTTGcatctaatgagaatcaccattgagaatgGAAGTTTTTCAGTATTACAAAGTAAAATGTCCAAACATACGAGTGCAATTGTTATGTAAATATGGCCATAATACTAAAATtcgtaatggtcctaaaaatcAGCTTCATTTACCTTGTGTCAaattaaattcagatttttattttcataataccAAACACTATTTATGGTCCTAAAAATCAGCTTAATTTGCTGTTTTggggtaaaaatatctaaattacaGAATACTTCAAAACAGAACCCTAAGAGCAGATGGAAAGATCTTAAAGCTCTAGTTTGGGGCCAGATTCACCAGAAAGGAAACAATAGGCTCAGCTAAGAAATCATTAGCTAACCCTACACAGTACATCTCAAATCAGGCAATGCATTAACTAGGTCATGGGATTTGTAATCTTCTACAGCATGGAAAAATGCTACTAAAATTCATAGAGAATTATATTTCCTAGTCAAGGAGAGGGAGGTGGTAACAACTCCGCATTGAGAAAGATGACATTTTGGAGAACTTGCCAAGCGATTGTGATGGACATCAAACAATAAGTTTAACCCTCATCAGGAAGGTCGACGTCATCTCTACGTGTCAGCACAGCGCGACTTAAATCTTGACGATTGCTTGAAAAAGCTGTGTGCTCTTTCACGAGCAAAAAGATTCAATAATGACCATGACTACAAGTCATCATAATAATAAGAGAAATCAACTATATCACCACGGCTATAGCACAGAAATGACAAAGATTACACGTTAAGAGGTTGCACCCAAAATTGGAGCTGCATATCATAGTCGGTCTCAAGAGACTAGAACAAAATGTCACACGTGAAGAATGTCATCACTATAGGAAGACTTCAGACTGCAAATAATCTTGTTCTCTTTGTTTTATGGGGCCTTGTTTTTAAACAGTCATTGAACAGATTGTGTAAAAACACACAAGTCAAAGCAGGGTAACAGAAGTATAAACTCAATGGGCCTCAATCATGAGCGAAATAATTGTAAAACAAGTCTTGCGTACAATTCATTGCGATAATGTGTGCAAGAATGGTTTTTACAAACTATCTATTTCTACAGAAATTTGTCATTTTCTCTGGAGAATTGATTCTGAACAAATTAAAGAAATGATAAGGAGGTAATTTACAGATCTATGcaatttaaaagacattaaatagCTAATCTAATATGAACACCAGTCTGGAAACCCATCAGGATTTTCATGAATTTTCTCCAGAGTGTCAAAACTGTAACTCGACAAGACCCAGTTTTGTTGAAACTACACACCCTGGTATATTTCTAAGCAGCGATTTAGAGGCAAGACCCGAATATGCAAACTCAACCAGGAGAGCCAAATAAGCAACTTCACAGAAGTTAGGGAAAACTGGTGAAATGATTTCCTAATAGGCTGTAATCTTACGCAACAACTGTGGCACAAGGAACGGGAAAAAAATAACCCTGAACCACAAAGCTCTGAAGAACACAAGGGACTTGAAGTGTTGCACCTCTTCTActaaaaagcacacacacatgggaaaaacatggaaaaaaagtgctcatttttaaagacatttgtTTGCATTCTATAAAACAGAATGCTTTAGACACGTTATCATACATTTACAAATTCCTTAACAGTTATATAGCCAAACTAAATAATTTAAACGAAACCTGACAACTGATtatatatgtagatatatatactgtgtatatatatatatatatatatatatatatatatatatatatatatctctctttcCCCTTGTGTTATCCAGAGCTCAATCTTACTGCCTTACAGCGATACACTGCCACGGTTGTGTTTCATGTGGGGAGACCTGTGTTAACGGTCCATAAAAATGGATTCATAAAAGGTTCTCCATGCTACTTTAAACCTGGTGAGTCAGATCATATTCAAGGCTGCAAAGATCCAGGGAGCTAAACGTTTCAACAGAGGCCTAGACTGCAGTCACAAATCAGCAACTAGCCCTGATGCTAAAAATAGTGTGCTGGATTCTTGTTTTGATCAAATTTGCCTCATCTTTTCCATGCTAGCTTTGGGATTACTGTTCTTTGTCGATATTTGGGGGAAACAACAAAAAGTAAGCATTATTCAGATGCCCTGGTTTCCAGGCAATGAGaagtcatttaaaacaaaaagctCATTCAcagaacaaaaagaaagaaaatttatATCACGGCAGATACTGCTCATTTCTCTAAATAAAACAACAGAGaagtttgtgtttgtgcatgcatgtAGCAGCATGcaaatgtgtgtgcgcgtgtgtgtgtgtgtgagaatatgTCCCTTCTGAATATTAAAAAAACGCATCCTGATCCTCCATCTCTTGAAGCTGAATTAGTCAATAGATGTTTTTAAGCCCTCCAAGAAAGAATATTGACCTTTGGAGGCGGTGAGgttgtttgtgtgcgtgtatgcGTGTGCATGTGCCGCTTGCGTGTAAATACGCTTATTAGCAAGAGTGAACAACACCATTCTTTTGAAGGTCTGAGCTACTCGCCGCTTGCTCAGCCGAGCAGAGGGTGAGAGAAGACGTCTTATTGTTCAGAGACAGCATAGATCCACCCACATTACTGGCTGGCTTCATGCCACTGGATCCATTAGACACCTCACTGATGGAGATACGAGGAGAGAGTGAGTGTATTTGTGGATATATTAGCCTGATGTGTGCAAGCTTTATTTCCTCACTTACCCCAAAGCTAAAGATAGTTCCTCCAGCTGGGCTTTATGGTCCGGCTGCCCATTCTCTGCGGGCTTCAGCTTGTATTCATGGGTCACCTGGTTCTCCTACAATCATGCAAATAAACTCAGTGAGCTGAAGTTTCAAGATCTTTATATATCTAGCAACCTGAATAATATCATCACGtttggcacagacatttgaaggtaactctcgCTCATTATGCCAAGCACCCACGGACTTGCATAGACTATGTTTCTGGCTGAAGAGTTTCTTCTTTCAATAACTGAGCCAATGTGACTCACCATGGCGATTTCACGGGTTCTCTTTCCGATCTCTCGCTCTACGTGATGCAGCTCCATGCTGAGCTGCTCACTGGACACAGCGTCACCTGAAGACCACTTCATTGCCGGCGCAGGCTGAGATGCCAGTGCACATGTCTCTCTTTGCAGGAGCATGGAGTTACTGGCAGCCTGTGTGTGCATATAAATAAGGTAATTAGAGTTCATTAATATTACAGTGCAGGAAACAAGTGTAACCTGGGCCCGGCTGATTAGAGCGTGATGAATTTAGATTGACATTTCACACACACCTCCATGCCACGGGTCTGCTGACTGATCTGCTGGTTGACTTGCTGGAGTTCAAACTTGAGCTGCTCACGATCAG comes from Xyrauchen texanus isolate HMW12.3.18 chromosome 9, RBS_HiC_50CHRs, whole genome shotgun sequence and encodes:
- the zgc:110366 gene encoding uncharacterized oxidoreductase ZK1290.5, which codes for MVSITCNSSTALSCPTESLSNGLNIPILGLGTSHNGGYSHEAVLYALQECGIRHIDTAKRYGCEEALGKAIADSGVPREELWLTTKLWPGDYGYQSAKQACRASCARLGVDYLDLYLMHWPDCMVPGLSNSEIRAETWRALEDLYDEGLCRAIGVSNFLVRHLNELKDIGGTVPHVNQVEFHPFQQPLELVEYCQKEKIVFEGYCPLAKGQALTHPLILQLAQKYGHSASQICIRWSIQNGVVTIPKSTKPERIRENCQVFGFRLDDSDMAALSLLHDGRHVSWDPTHVE